One genomic segment of Longimicrobium sp. includes these proteins:
- a CDS encoding GntR family transcriptional regulator, whose protein sequence is MQLSIDTADPRPIHVQIVDEVRRAVVLGTLAAGDVLPPVRHMAAELRVNPASVAEAYRALEGEGLVAMRWGRGPVVADRAAEPGDRDALVRQVAERALRDARRHGIGAAELAEAIRAAASPSPASPALPGDAIRASASPRVMASPASPALLESPASPVQPGAPAR, encoded by the coding sequence ATGCAGCTGTCCATCGACACCGCCGACCCGCGCCCCATCCACGTGCAGATCGTGGACGAGGTGCGCCGCGCCGTGGTGCTGGGCACGCTGGCCGCGGGCGACGTGCTTCCGCCCGTGCGCCACATGGCCGCGGAGCTGCGCGTGAACCCCGCCAGCGTGGCCGAGGCGTACCGCGCGCTGGAGGGCGAGGGCCTCGTCGCCATGCGCTGGGGCCGCGGGCCCGTGGTCGCCGACCGCGCGGCGGAGCCGGGGGACCGCGACGCGCTCGTGCGCCAGGTGGCCGAGCGGGCGCTCCGCGACGCGCGGCGGCACGGCATCGGCGCGGCGGAGCTGGCGGAGGCCATCCGCGCGGCGGCATCCCCATCTCCCGCATCTCCCGCGCTCCCGGGGGACGCGATCCGCGCATCGGCATCGCCCCGCGTCATGGCATCTCCTGCATCTCCCGCACTTCTCGAATCTCCCGCATCTCCCGTCCAGCCCGGAGCGCCGGCCCGATGA